From a region of the Sebastes umbrosus isolate fSebUmb1 chromosome 10, fSebUmb1.pri, whole genome shotgun sequence genome:
- the golga4 gene encoding golgin subfamily A member 4 isoform X3 has protein sequence MFKKLKQRINEEQSPQRSAQSPQQQQAQQMGSGERRSSQTPPFPHDGSPSPSDREMLAGMIAEPAFLSEYTIFALDHSKQPKTAQVASVSTPKGPARSPRGSINGDGSASPHREETPSFAQKLQLRVPSMESLIRGGATRAENLFRSPSKENLVRSSSRESLTPLGENDSPGAPTYDPPSDIESEAEEPPGSAETLSKEQLVHRLLRVERSLGKYRGKYSELVTAYRTVQRDKEKTQVILSQSQDKALRRIGELREELQMDQQAKKHLQDEFDAALEEKDQMITVLQTQVALLKKRAKVVSGAALPPDGDGPQSEDADPDSSTQSPLKEHGVEPEVTEREGNSDPTKLMEALQKRVTRQENLLQKCKEVMRTHKERSAQLGSENETLQEQLQERLQELEKMKELHTTEKTKLITQLRDAKNLIEQLEQDKGMVIAETKRQMHETLEMKEDEVARLRSRVQQTTSQKEELQEQKEKAEKSAFEELERALGVAQKADEARKQLQVQLEEQVKEVERASEEERRTLQQELTRVKQEVVTIMKRSSEETVAKMEKLHNEALAAKEEEMSARINKAVEQCKGEFAQLGKEREQQSSLALEDVELQKTALRNEADNRVKEIQLELEAARTRVLELESSLEKISQDGSSLSRELSSQLDELKAKHKEQISALKEKHRGQMEKHKGAQHKGAQQNNAALEELKEKHRAEVEALLKDKEQQFQAHVEDMNQKTLEKLDAKQAELEAVTAELSEALKSKQLLEEKLAAAENAHSSALQEHEKRFQDHMEKHNVELANIKQEHEQSLGGVEKSLKEELNALRIVLTEKEKEIKEQVLREKTLQDESHSTVQTLNVKVKELEELQQCLSQSQLESGSLKDSNAQLSKMSEDLDQCKKDLADLEHQLEVTKNDCQQKEKSLQELEHQLQQTKKELSEQEKSFTVELNTKQEEQTRLKKQLDDEKAAHEKKMKNAITELEAKLKTQETKMEKFKNKAKEMHESFKKKLQQNEENMKKELAKKERELQQTEQQVQEKIVEMAQKSSQGLSSTVSELQANHKEEVGKLHDTHKHEVEELEHRWQEKLGQQEEELTEKHSHILQEKAQELEEMSQRLSRGKEENEQASCDIKNLKEDLVIRETTVQKLQEELNEAAVKLESLSQGEALIKQQMESVERNLNQALNERNSLQDKLNTMKEESREKFKTLSGKLKEAEKQRKALEGSRCKESEELQNKCEETAVQLRAKEAEFNQQLTVIRNQMEHHCKEVQAKVEFGSDELCQRVECRLKELKDRLLCSQKKVVNLKNVILTKADRIRTLEENLRQQIEENKNLCISLEQMTAQVNAHTEHVKALTLEKENHSQSQALKIEELSEANRLITESMKTNEVHISNLESVASDLKNQLSSSIKEKEEAINQLRERQQAAAQMEENIERLEQERKSVLEQADALRISLSENEKKTETKLTQNDNTITSLQTRLGELEREISEKNEALQRLTASIDNQSISKSEMDQALSEKEQKVSGLTSALESSIGRLGELQEQLALKTSECEQLTADLKQQHSIRDDEKRELVEQLQQTQLQCTQNGNLEQEMVEKLRSLEEDNQKCRHKLESQREEFERMKEEIIKSKEESLKAAEEKLSAESARKVSELKKKAEQKIGQIKKQLTSQLEEKEQAIKALQTGLEEIKSNEVSGKQQAETLEEKSKTLEEALVKLKEEQEKEIEQILSNERLQKEKSLEEVKNLYEEKLSSLQRDAAQQGELKETESALHEIKEKLKEAEEQIGNLLAEIKHLKEEISAKDARLDEQQATMKQVQNQPELEAEVKVERSSMQQTEMENHSPMQEVDGDSLESLKNNLSQVKNEKEKIHKDFVRLQKDMRVLRKEHDHDLEYMKKELLEENEKNLKLELEDAEMKHNSTIKQLMREFNTQMALRERELDSAVKETIAKAQTVEEELITSHREEASQLRKAIGQKEDDLHRTVQKYEEVIQSREEEMGDRVWQVQKELEELQAKGLDTTEMSAEELQAQLAEKTTLLSEARLKEQGFVERIHSLEDKIKCFHRTTVVTHLGSTFKEPVYNSSEPTENEYLRKVLFEYMMGRETKTMAKVITSMLKFPPDQAQKVLDKEDTKPVPWLR, from the exons cagATGGGCAGTGGAGAGCGGCGCAGCAGTCAAACCCCTCCGTTTCCTCACGATGGCTCACCGTCTCCCAGTGACAGAGAG ATGCTGGCCGGGATGATAGCCGAGCCCGCTTTTCTCTCTGAGTATACTATCTTTGCTCTGGACCattcaaaacaacccaaaacagcCCAGGTAGCCAGTGTG AGCACCCCTAAAGGACCGGCGAGATCTCCCAGAGGTAGCATCAACGGGGATGGAAGTGCTTCTCCTCAC agagaggagacgcCGTCATTTGCACAGAAGCTGCAGTTAAGAGTTCCTTCGATGGAGTCGTTGATTCGCGGTGGAGCCACTCGGGCTGAAAACCTGTTCCGCTCCCCCTCTAAAGAAAACCTGGTCCGAAGCTCATCGCGTGAATCCCTGACGCCTTTGGGAGAAAACGACTCCCCGGGCGCCCCCACATACGATCCCCCCTCAGACATCGAGAGTGAGGCCGAGGAGCCACCAGGAAGCGCAGAGACGCTCTCCAAAGAGCAGCTGGTGCACCGACTGCTTAGAGTGGAGAGGAGCCTGGGGAAGTACAGAGGGAAGTACTCAGAG CTGGTTACTGCGTACCGAACAGTACAAcgagataaagaaaaaacacag GTCATCCTCAGTCAGAGTCAAGATAAAGCTCTCCGCAGGATAGGGGAGCTGCGCGAG GAGCTTCAAATGGACCAGCAGGCAAAGAAACACCTACAAGACGAGTTTGATGCTGCGCTGGAAGAGAAAGACCAGATGATCACTGTACTCCAAACACAG GTTGCTCTGTTGAAGAAACGAGCCAAGGTGGTCTCTGGCGCCGCTCTGCCACCTGATGGTGACGGCCCTCAATCTGAAGACGCAGATCCAGACTCGTCCACACAAAGTCCTTTGAAGGAGCACGGAGTAGAGCCTGAAGTCACTGAGA GAGAGGGCAACAGTGATCCAACCAAACTTATGGAGGCTCTACAGAAGAGAGTGACGAGGCAGGAAAACCTGCTGCAGAAGTGCAAAGAAGTGATGCGAACACACAAGGAGCGCAGCGCCCAGCTGGGCAGCGAGAACGAAACTCTGCAGGAGCAGCTGCAGGAGAGACTGCAGGAGCTGGAGAAGATGAAG GAGCTGCACACAACGGAAAAGACTAAGTTGATCACTCAGCTGCGCGATGCCAAGAACCTCATTGAGCAACTGGAGCAGGACAAG GGAATGGTCATCGCTGAGACGAAGCGCCAGATGCATGAGACTCTGGAAATGAAAGAAGACGAGGTCGCACGGCTCCGCTCCAGGGTCCAGCAGACTACGTCCCAGAAAGAAGAATTACAGGAACAGAAAGAGAAGGCTGAGAAATCAG CATTTGAGGAACTTGAGCGGGCGCTGGGTGTAGCTCAGAAGGCGGACGAGGCCCGAAAGCAGCTGCAGGTTCAGCTGGAGGAGCAAGTGAAAGAGGTCGAAAGGGCCagcgaggaagagaggaggactcTGCAGCAGGAACTCACACGAGTCAAACAGGAGGTCGTCACCATCATGAAG agATCATCGGAGGAAACGGTCGCCAAAATGGAAAAACTCCACAATGAAGCTTTGGCTGctaaagaagaagagatgagtGCCAGAATCAACAAAGCTGTG GAGCAATGCAAAGGGGAGTTTGCCCAGTTAGGGAAGGAGCGGGAGCAGCAGTCCTCTCTGGCTCTGGAGGACGTAGAGTTACAGAAGACGGCTCTGAGGAATGAAGCTGATAACAGGGTCAAAGAGATACAGCTGGAGCTGGAAGCTGCAAGAACT AGAGTATTGGAGCTGGAGAGCTCTCTGGAGAAGATCTCACAAGATGGATCCAGTCTGTCCCGTGAACTTTCCAGTCAGTTGGACGAGCTGAAGGCTAAACACAAAGAGCAAATCTCTGCTTTAAAGGAAAAGCACCGGGGGCAGATGGAAAAGCACAAGGGCGCCCAGCACAAGGGCGCCCAGCAGAATAACGCTGCCCTCGAGGAGCTcaaggaaaaacacagagctGAAGTGGAGGCTCTTCTGAAAGATAAAGAACAGCAGTTCCAAGCACACGTTGAAGACATGAACCAGAAGACTTTGGAGAAACTGGATGCAAAGCAAGCCGAGCTGGAGGCAGTTACCGCTGAACTTTCTGAGGCTTTGAAGAGTAAACAGCTTCTGGAGGAGAAGTTGGCGGCAGCCGAGAATGCTCATAGTTCAGCTCTGCAGGAACATGAGAAGAGGTTTCAGGATCACATGGAAAAGCACAATGTAGAGCTCGCAAATATCAAACAGGAGCACGAGCAGTCACTTGGAGGTGTAGAGAAAAGTCTGAAGGAGGAACTTAACGCGTTGAGGATTGTTCTGacggaaaaggaaaaggaaattaAAGAACAAGTCCTGAGAGAaaaaacactacaagatgaGTCACATTCCACTGTACAAACATTAAATGTCAAGGTtaaggagctggaggagctgcaacaATGTTTATCACAATCCCAGCTGGAAAGTGGGAGCCTAAAGGACTCCAATGCACAGTTAAGTAAGATGTCAGAGGATCTTGATCAATGTAAGAAGGATTTGGCAGATTTGGAGCATCAGTTGGAAGTAACAAAGAATGACTGTCAACAAAAAGAGAAGTCGCTTCAAGAACTTGAGCACCAATTACAACAGACCAAAAAGGAGCTCTCGGAGCAGGAGAAGTCGTTCACTGTAGAGCTGAACACTAAGCAGGAAGAGCAAACTCGCCTCAAGAAACAGCTGGATGATGAAAAGGCTGCCCACGAGAAGAAGATGAAAAACGCCATAACTGAGCTGGAAGCTAAGCTGaaaacacaggagacaaaaatggaaaagtttaaaaacaagGCCAAAGAAATGCACGAGAGTTTTAAGAAAAAGCTTCAGCAGAATGAGGAAAACATGAAGAAGGAACTCgcaaagaaggagagagagcttCAGCAGACGGAGCAGCAAGTTCAAGAGAAAATTGTCGAGATGGCCCAAAAAAGTTCCCAAGGCCTCAGCAGTACAGTGTCAGAGCTGCAGGCCAACCATAAGGAGGAAGTGGGGAAGCTACacgacacacacaagcatgagGTCGAGGAGCTGGAGCACCGTTGGCAGGAGAAGTTAggacagcaggaggaagagttaacggaaaaacactcacacatactACAGGAGAAGGCTCAGGAGCTGGAGGAAATGTCTCAGCGGCTCAGCAGAGGCAAAGAGGAAAACGAGCAGGCGTCGTGCGATATAAAGAATTTAAAGGAGGACCTGGTAATCCGAGAAACCACCGTGCAGAAGCTGCAGGAAGAGCTTAACGAAGCAGCGGTCAAGCTCGAAAGTTTGTCTCAGGGCGAAGCGTTGATCAAACAGCAAATGGAGTCAGTGGAGAGGAACCTCAATCAGGCTCTGAACGAGAGAAACTCCCTCCAAGACAAGCTCAACACGATGAaggaagagagcagagagaagttCAAGACCTTGTCGGGAAAGTTGAAGGAAGCAGAGAAGCAGCGAAAAGCACTGGAAGGGTCCAGATGTAAGGAAAGCGAGGAGTTGCAGAATAAATGTGAGGAAACTGCCGTTCAGCTGCGAGCCAAGGAAGCAGAGTTCAATCAGCAGTTAACGGTGATCAGAAACCAAATGGAGCATCACTGTAAGGAGGTTCAGGCTAAAGTGGAGTTTGGATCTGATGAACTCTGTCAGAGAGTTGAATGTAGGTTGAAAGAGCTGAAAGACAGACTGCTCTGTAGCCAGAAAAAGGTAGTGAATCTCAAAAACGTCATCCTCACTAAAGCAGATAGAATTCGCACTTTAGAGGAGAATCTCCGCCAGCAGATAGAGGAGAATAAAAATCTATGCATTTCATTAGAACAGATGACTGCTCAGGTAAACGCTCACACGGAGCACGTCAAAGCCTTAACGCTCGAGAAAGAGAATCATTCTCAGTCTCAAGCTCTAAAAATCGAGGAGCTGAGCGAAGCAAACAGACTCATAACGGAAAGCATGAAAACAAACGAGGTGCACATCAGTAACCTGGAAAGCGTCGCCAGCGACCTGAAAAATCAGCTATCGAGTAGCataaaagagaaggaggaagccATAAatcagctgagagagagacaacaggCTGCTGCTCAAATGGAGGAGAACATTGAGAGATTAGAGCAGGAGAGGAAGTCTGTGTTAGAGCAGGCAGATGCACTCAGGATCAGTCTGTCTGAGAATGAAAAGAAGACGGAGACGAAGCTCACCCAGAATGACAACACTATCACATCTCTGCAGACCAGGCTTGGTGAGCTGGAGCGTGAAATCTCCGAAAAGAACGAAGCCCTTCAAAGGCTGACGGCAAGTATCGACAATCAGTCCATCAGCAAGTCCGAGATGGACCAGGCGTTGAGCGAGAAGGAGCAGAAGGTCAGCGGGCTCACCTCGGCGCTGGAGAGTAGCATCGGTCGACTCGGTGAGCTTCAGGAGCAATTAGCCTTAAAGACGAGCGAGTGCGAACAACTCACGGCCGACCTCAAACAGCAGCACAGCATCAGGGATGATGAGAAGAGAGAGTTGgtggagcagctgcagcagaccCAGCTACAGTGCACCCAGAACGGTAATTTGGAGCAGGAGATGGTGGAAAAGCTCCGCTCCCTCGAGGAAGACAACCAAAAGTGTCGACACAAGCTTGAAAGTCAAAGGGAGGAATTTGAAAGGATGAAAGAGGAGATCATCAAGAGCAAAGAGGAGAGTCTGAAGGCGGCCGAGGAGAAGCTATCCGCAGAGAGCGCTCGGAAAGTATCGGAGCTGAAGAAGAAAGCTGAGCAGAAAATCGGTCAGATTAAGAAACAGCTAACCTCGCAGCTCGAGGAGAAAGAGCAAGCGATCAAGGCTCTTCAGACCGGCCTGGAGGAAATCAAGAGCAATGAGGTGTCTGGCAAACAACAAGCAGAAACACTGGAGGAGAAATCAAAAACACTCGAGGAAGCGCTCGTCAAGCTCaaggaggagcaggagaaagAAATCGAACAGATTCTGAGTAATGAGAGGCTCCAGAAAGAAAAGTCTTTAGAGGAAGTGAAAAACTTGTACGAAGAGAAGCTGTCTTCACTTCAGAGAGATGCAGCACAACAAGGGGAGCTCAAAGAAACTGAATCAGCGCTGCACGAAATCAAGGAAAAGCTCAAAGAAGCAGAAGAGCAGATTGGAAACCTGCTCGCAGAAATAAAGCACCTGAAAGAAGAAATTAGTGCGAAGGATGCCCGGCTCGATGAACAGCAGGCGACTATGAAGCAGGTACAAAATCAACCAGAACTTGAGGCCGAGGTGAAGGTGGAACGTAGCAGCATGCAGCAAACCGAGATGGAAAACCACTCTCCGATGCAAGAAGTGGACGGCGATTCTCTGGAGTCTCTGAAGAACAATCTGAGTCAGGTGAAGAACGAGAAAGAGAAAATCCACAAGGACTTCGTCAGGCTGCAGAAAGACATGCGAGTACTGAGGAAGGAGCACGATCACGACCTGGAGTACATGAAGAAAGAGCTGTTGGAGGAGAATGAGAAAAATCTGAA ACTGGAGCTGGAGGATGCGGAGATGAAGCACAACTCTACCATCAAGCAGTTAATGAGGGAGTTCAACACACAgatggctttgagagagagggaacTTGATTCAGCGGTGAAGGAGACCATTG CGAAGGCCCAGACTGTAGAGGAAGAGCTCATCACTAGCCATCGTGAAGAAGCCAGTCAGCTGAGAAAGGCGATTGGCCAGAAGGAGGATGATTTGCACAGAACTGTTCAGAAATATGAAGAGGTTATACAG